From Paenibacillus sp. V4I7, one genomic window encodes:
- a CDS encoding DDE-type integrase/transposase/recombinase, translated as MLNRDFTAGKPNDKWVTDVTPYRVGDQRLYLSAIKDLYGNDIVAFHISHRNDNELVLKTFDKAFKQHKDVTGVIVHSDQGLQLAKQADTDRISAPACSIGLFFIVYNLGSLTILYRGLS; from the coding sequence TTGTTAAATAGAGATTTCACGGCAGGTAAGCCGAATGACAAATGGGTTACCGACGTCACACCGTACCGTGTGGGAGATCAGCGACTATATTTGTCGGCCATCAAGGATCTATACGGCAACGACATAGTCGCATTTCACATCAGCCATCGTAACGACAACGAGTTAGTGTTAAAGACGTTTGACAAGGCCTTTAAACAACACAAAGACGTGACTGGAGTGATCGTTCATAGCGATCAAGGATTACAGTTAGCTAAACAAGCTGACACCGATAGAATATCGGCGCCAGCTTGCAGCATAGGGCTTTTTTTCATTGTCTACAATTTGGGGTCTTTGACCATCTTGTACAGGGGGCTTTCTTAA
- a CDS encoding DUF4375 domain-containing protein, with product MVLLQYEDWQPHWQKLFEKLDKESYSNLTTDERIWYNVRGVIDSISDGGIISFYYNSGADTMEDTLEDLYKINASQVVDQLKKVNLLFPNGKTPQNIDERNEVINSWNDGEHDHLFELFETLDNQFYNELSEDLETKLKTVVKRIIQT from the coding sequence ATGGTCTTATTACAGTATGAAGATTGGCAACCGCATTGGCAAAAGTTATTTGAAAAACTTGATAAGGAAAGCTATAGTAATTTGACCACTGATGAAAGAATTTGGTACAACGTAAGAGGTGTCATTGATAGTATCAGCGACGGTGGAATCATTAGTTTTTATTACAATTCTGGTGCTGATACAATGGAAGATACATTGGAAGACCTGTATAAAATTAACGCCTCACAAGTAGTTGACCAATTAAAAAAAGTGAATTTATTATTTCCAAATGGCAAAACACCCCAAAATATTGATGAAAGAAATGAAGTAATTAATTCATGGAATGATGGAGAACACGATCACTTATTTGAATTATTTGAAACGCTAGACAATCAGTTCTATAACGAACTCAGTGAGGACTTGGAAACGAAGTTAAAAACTGTTGTAAAACGAATTATACAAACTTGA
- a CDS encoding alkaline phosphatase PhoX: MSSQTSNNGMNRRDFLKAGGMGTLALTLGSTGVLALGSKTSADTTNNPTSGFGGYGPLVPDPNGILDLPEGFHYKIISEEGGQLTNGEKIPGAFDGMAAFEGPNNTTILVRNHELGTSGANPVVGINPYNPAAIGGTTAIVVGPNREVIKEYVTSSGTIRNCAGGATPWGTWLTCEETRSATHGYVFEVDPQQPENEMSRTPIKDMGRFSHEACAIDPATGFVYLTEDASPSYLYRFIPNDKSQNPGALQKGGKLYAAAIEAVTDPAASTFKTGQKFQIVWKELDPHLCREDAKAQGCIEFSRLEGAFFQAGVFWFDDTSAGDKKLGRVYRYFPATNTLELFYEGRDANDMEYPDNICMTPWGDLWFAEDGSGDDRIMGITPEGKIYPFAHNRLSGSELAGPIFSPDGNTLFVNIQSPGKTFAIWGPFQRRNSARAREMSYAAPAKHFAPQVSDKLAQVAESQGMSILEAAAFERHGVKMI; the protein is encoded by the coding sequence ATGAGTAGTCAAACATCTAATAATGGCATGAATAGGAGAGATTTCTTAAAAGCGGGAGGAATGGGCACACTTGCTCTTACCCTTGGATCGACTGGAGTATTAGCACTCGGTTCAAAAACATCTGCGGATACAACCAATAATCCAACCAGCGGCTTTGGCGGGTATGGTCCTTTAGTACCGGATCCAAACGGTATTCTTGATCTTCCAGAGGGTTTTCATTACAAAATTATTTCCGAAGAGGGTGGTCAGCTGACAAACGGCGAAAAAATCCCTGGAGCCTTTGATGGAATGGCAGCTTTTGAAGGACCTAACAATACAACCATTCTTGTTCGCAATCATGAATTAGGGACAAGCGGAGCCAATCCGGTAGTTGGAATCAACCCTTATAATCCTGCCGCTATAGGTGGTACAACAGCTATAGTTGTTGGTCCAAATCGAGAAGTCATCAAAGAATATGTAACCTCTTCAGGTACAATCCGAAATTGTGCCGGAGGAGCGACACCTTGGGGTACCTGGCTGACTTGTGAAGAAACACGTTCCGCGACACATGGATACGTATTCGAAGTGGACCCGCAGCAGCCGGAGAACGAAATGTCCAGAACCCCAATCAAGGATATGGGACGCTTTTCTCATGAAGCCTGCGCGATTGACCCAGCGACAGGATTTGTATACTTAACCGAGGATGCTAGCCCAAGTTACCTATACCGTTTTATCCCAAATGACAAGAGCCAAAATCCGGGTGCGTTACAAAAAGGCGGAAAGCTTTATGCGGCAGCGATTGAAGCGGTAACTGATCCAGCAGCAAGCACATTTAAAACAGGACAAAAATTTCAGATTGTTTGGAAGGAACTAGATCCTCATCTCTGCCGCGAGGATGCCAAGGCACAAGGCTGTATTGAATTCAGTAGACTAGAGGGAGCGTTCTTCCAAGCGGGTGTCTTCTGGTTCGATGACACCTCTGCCGGTGACAAAAAACTTGGACGCGTTTACCGCTATTTCCCAGCAACCAATACCTTGGAGCTTTTCTATGAGGGAAGGGATGCAAATGACATGGAATATCCAGATAATATTTGCATGACTCCGTGGGGCGACCTTTGGTTTGCAGAAGATGGTTCAGGTGATGATCGAATTATGGGGATTACACCAGAAGGCAAAATCTATCCTTTTGCCCACAACCGTCTAAGTGGATCTGAATTGGCAGGACCTATCTTCTCACCTGACGGAAACACTCTTTTTGTCAATATTCAAAGCCCGGGCAAAACCTTTGCTATCTGGGGACCGTTCCAACGCAGAAACTCTGCGCGCGCAAGGGAAATGTCTTATGCTGCTCCTGCGAAGCATTTTGCACCGCAAGTTTCGGACAAACTGGCTCAAGTTGCCGAGAGTCAAGGGATGTCAATTCTAGAAGCTGCAGCATTTGAGCGCCACGGAGTGAAGATGATTTAA
- a CDS encoding DUF2716 domain-containing protein: MTAYAGQDRLKTESFHYNPHLGPPRTISFYPDGDYYLFINKDFLWGYLGHPWEQTISIFGGDLIHQFEINRPKLFGEVVIRGLC, translated from the coding sequence GTGACAGCTTACGCTGGACAGGACCGATTGAAGACTGAATCGTTTCATTACAATCCTCATTTGGGTCCACCGAGGACAATTTCCTTTTATCCAGATGGTGATTATTATCTCTTTATAAATAAAGATTTCTTATGGGGTTATTTAGGGCATCCATGGGAACAAACAATAAGTATCTTTGGCGGAGATCTAATTCATCAGTTTGAAATTAATAGGCCAAAATTGTTTGGCGAAGTAGTGATTAGGGGATTATGCTAA
- a CDS encoding DUF4309 domain-containing protein yields MKLKSSILLFCTLSLLLTGCYEGKVDAINEPNEIIKTTALDQQVTVKPVEKPLTLDAEFLENVKKGYIPGIEFGLTTNLDNIKSKWGEPQERRILGFEPNDKAYRWKNYQYHYLKLDNQNERAYRMEISGNVLPYSLTDVINMLGKPNTDKLDTDGNHYIVYLIGYNTLSFHAETKTSSIKYASLNINQPEIDFEKYQKEKL; encoded by the coding sequence ATGAAACTAAAATCTAGTATATTACTTTTTTGTACTCTAAGTTTGTTACTTACAGGATGTTATGAAGGCAAAGTTGATGCAATTAATGAACCAAACGAAATTATCAAGACTACAGCATTGGATCAGCAAGTTACTGTAAAACCAGTAGAAAAGCCCTTAACGCTGGATGCAGAATTTTTGGAAAACGTTAAAAAAGGATATATTCCAGGAATAGAGTTTGGGCTAACTACCAATTTAGACAATATAAAATCCAAATGGGGAGAACCGCAAGAGAGAAGAATATTGGGCTTTGAACCTAATGACAAGGCTTACCGTTGGAAAAATTACCAGTACCATTACCTAAAGCTGGACAATCAAAATGAACGAGCGTATAGAATGGAAATATCTGGGAATGTATTACCATATTCACTAACAGATGTAATTAATATGCTCGGTAAACCGAATACAGACAAATTAGATACTGACGGGAACCATTATATTGTTTATCTTATCGGTTACAATACATTATCATTTCACGCGGAAACAAAAACATCTTCTATAAAATATGCTTCACTTAACATAAACCAGCCCGAAATAGACTTTGAAAAGTATCAGAAAGAAAAACTGTAG
- a CDS encoding DoxX family protein yields the protein MMNWLRNSMTAAGLLTVLRLYVGWKFISAGWGKLSSDKPFDASGFMKGAIAKAGGEKPIVQQWYGDFLQDFTLTNVDVFNFLIPWGEFLVGLGLITGTLTTFAAFMGIFMNFNFLFAGTISLNPNLILIQFFLLAAGMNAGRFGGDYWVIPWVRKYARKLSRNGQSSIQSQTT from the coding sequence ATGATGAATTGGTTGCGAAACAGTATGACGGCGGCAGGACTCTTGACTGTGTTACGGCTGTATGTGGGATGGAAATTCATCTCAGCCGGGTGGGGAAAATTATCCAGCGACAAGCCGTTCGATGCTTCCGGATTTATGAAGGGAGCGATTGCCAAAGCGGGTGGAGAAAAGCCTATTGTTCAACAATGGTACGGGGACTTCCTTCAAGATTTCACCCTGACGAATGTGGATGTTTTTAATTTCCTGATCCCATGGGGCGAGTTTCTCGTTGGTCTTGGCTTGATCACAGGTACTCTCACCACGTTCGCGGCATTCATGGGCATCTTCATGAACTTCAATTTTTTGTTTGCCGGGACGATTAGCCTCAATCCGAACCTGATCCTCATCCAATTTTTCCTCTTGGCAGCGGGGATGAACGCGGGTCGCTTCGGCGGGGATTACTGGGTTATTCCTTGGGTTAGGAAATATGCCCGAAAACTTTCTCGGAACGGGCAATCTTCCATACAATCCCAAACCACTTAG
- a CDS encoding endonuclease/exonuclease/phosphatase family protein, with protein sequence MPTAFENYSLERIADVIRQSGAEIVGLQEVDRYYSSRSNNEDTIQRLSDMLGMQFAYGANLDRPPSQPGQPRRQYGTAVLSKYPIVQNQNYWLTSYGQEQRGVLETTIDIQGVQLSFYSTHMGLDVVQRNTHANEILAIMAKRSGPKILVGDFNARPYVPEMTKFTKELQNQFADQPNAFTFDSINPYTTIDYILASSDVMLGERENARVIQTQASDHFPIISNLYLERQL encoded by the coding sequence GTGCCGACCGCGTTTGAAAATTACAGTCTGGAAAGAATTGCCGATGTCATTAGGCAGTCCGGCGCGGAGATCGTCGGACTGCAGGAAGTGGACCGCTATTATTCCAGCCGCAGCAACAACGAAGATACGATTCAAAGATTGTCCGATATGCTTGGGATGCAGTTCGCGTACGGGGCTAATCTGGACCGTCCGCCGTCACAACCGGGGCAGCCTCGAAGACAATATGGCACAGCTGTTTTGAGCAAGTACCCCATCGTGCAGAATCAAAACTACTGGCTTACGAGCTATGGCCAGGAGCAGCGCGGGGTGCTCGAGACGACCATTGACATTCAAGGGGTTCAGCTAAGCTTCTATTCCACTCATATGGGGCTGGATGTCGTTCAGCGCAATACCCATGCGAATGAAATCTTAGCCATTATGGCGAAGCGAAGCGGGCCGAAAATTCTCGTGGGGGACTTCAACGCGAGACCGTATGTTCCGGAAATGACCAAATTCACGAAGGAACTTCAGAATCAATTCGCAGACCAACCAAACGCGTTTACCTTTGATTCGATCAACCCGTACACCACGATTGATTATATTTTGGCTTCCAGCGACGTAATGCTCGGCGAACGCGAGAATGCCCGCGTTATTCAGACGCAAGCATCCGACCACTTCCCGATCATCAGCAACTTGTATTTGGAACGGCAGTTGTGA
- a CDS encoding HIT domain-containing protein produces MTEDFYCDEVLSGRTSVQKVLETDNVLAYHHTRPFYPVHIVTIPKKHISSLLTLEERDNELLIELIDVVKKVASQVLSEHGACRVLTNLGKYQDSKHLHFHVFYGEPLC; encoded by the coding sequence TTGACTGAGGATTTTTATTGCGATGAGGTATTAAGTGGTCGTACTTCTGTACAAAAGGTATTGGAGACGGATAACGTTCTTGCATATCATCACACTCGGCCTTTTTATCCCGTTCACATTGTTACGATTCCTAAGAAGCATATCTCATCACTTCTTACACTGGAAGAACGCGACAATGAACTCTTAATTGAGTTGATTGACGTCGTTAAAAAGGTGGCATCGCAGGTGCTGTCTGAGCATGGAGCATGTAGGGTGCTGACTAATTTGGGGAAATACCAAGACTCAAAACATCTTCATTTTCATGTATTTTACGGCGAGCCTTTATGCTAA
- a CDS encoding class I SAM-dependent methyltransferase, with product MSFSNYGELCTEVYDLTKKIGQSLGGDIEYYREKLKHCNGRILEAMVGSGRVIIPLLELGLIVDGVDYSPQMLASCRSRCEERGLTPNLYEANLQELSLPHKYEAIIIPAGSFLLIEQREESLQVLHRLYDHLESGGQLILDLFLPDNKYNNSELGRWGGFVTYHLPNGDIITMESKCIEADLFFNQYRVSYLKYKKWRNGTLVQTELQRFALRWYGVEEFKYVLESVGFSNVIVFADFDDEKKPTGGNQRFIYQAVKS from the coding sequence ATGTCTTTCAGTAATTACGGTGAACTATGCACAGAGGTCTATGACCTAACCAAGAAAATTGGGCAATCATTAGGCGGAGACATTGAGTATTATCGCGAAAAGCTTAAGCATTGCAATGGGCGCATTCTGGAGGCCATGGTTGGCTCTGGACGTGTGATCATTCCTCTTCTTGAATTGGGCTTGATTGTAGACGGCGTGGATTATTCCCCGCAAATGTTGGCTTCATGCCGAAGTCGTTGTGAAGAACGCGGACTAACTCCCAACTTATATGAGGCAAACTTACAAGAACTTTCTTTGCCGCACAAGTATGAGGCAATCATCATTCCCGCGGGCTCATTTTTGTTGATTGAACAACGGGAAGAGTCGTTGCAGGTTTTACACCGATTGTACGATCATTTGGAATCAGGCGGGCAGTTGATCCTCGATTTGTTCTTGCCAGACAACAAATACAACAATTCCGAGCTTGGAAGATGGGGAGGATTCGTAACATACCACTTGCCTAACGGTGATATAATCACGATGGAAAGCAAGTGCATTGAAGCTGATTTATTCTTTAATCAATACCGAGTAAGTTACTTGAAATATAAAAAGTGGCGTAATGGGACATTAGTCCAAACGGAACTGCAGCGTTTTGCATTGCGCTGGTATGGAGTTGAGGAATTTAAATACGTCCTTGAGAGCGTTGGGTTTTCAAATGTAATCGTTTTCGCAGATTTTGACGATGAAAAAAAGCCGACCGGCGGTAATCAGAGATTTATCTATCAAGCTGTTAAATCATAA
- a CDS encoding leucine-rich repeat domain-containing protein, with protein sequence MNYRLLDDAIKHKSDWLYISGHWLTELPKRIRDLTEMRDLEIFEQDLYRLPEGLFELRKLERLSILTADLESIPASIARLKNLRQLCIQCASSDRPTPGWRAKPKEEISLNRIPPEIGELEQLQQLTIQYTSIHELPLELERLKNLRILDLGMCMISQKPDFLNGMKQLKYINISKDSLWETIESEQ encoded by the coding sequence ATGAACTATCGTCTACTGGATGATGCCATAAAGCATAAATCCGACTGGCTATACATCAGTGGGCATTGGCTGACTGAGTTACCTAAACGAATCCGCGATCTTACAGAGATGCGGGATCTTGAAATTTTTGAGCAGGATCTTTATCGTCTACCAGAGGGGTTGTTCGAGTTAAGAAAGCTTGAACGCTTAAGCATCCTGACGGCTGATTTGGAGAGTATTCCTGCATCCATTGCCAGGCTCAAGAATCTGAGGCAGCTTTGCATCCAGTGTGCGAGCTCGGATCGGCCGACTCCCGGGTGGCGGGCCAAGCCGAAAGAAGAGATCAGCCTAAACCGCATCCCACCGGAGATTGGGGAGCTGGAGCAACTGCAGCAGCTTACGATTCAATACACCTCGATCCATGAACTACCGCTCGAGTTAGAGAGGCTTAAGAACCTGCGAATCTTGGACTTAGGAATGTGTATGATCAGTCAAAAACCCGATTTCCTCAATGGTATGAAGCAATTGAAATACATAAATATTTCAAAGGATTCGTTATGGGAAACGATTGAATCAGAACAATAG
- the ltrA gene encoding group II intron reverse transcriptase/maturase: MNANRLTTPKEKVQQLREKLGHAAEENKKRKFHSLYDKVHRWDVLCEAWKRVRANKGAAGIDAVTLADIEKHGEISFIKECQRELQEGTYHPDPVRRRYIPKKDGKQRPLGIPTVRDRVVQMATKLMIEPIFEADFHETSFGFRPKRGAKGALDRIRKACNRKGNWVVDIDIQGYFDNINQDKLMKLVQMRINDRRILKLIRKWLQAGVMEEGSVRRSDLGIPQGGVISPLLANIYLNYFDQMWEKHGKGVGELTRYADDMVVVCKTKKEADHAYKLIVTIMERLELTLHPTKTRIVGLWIGDEGFDFLGMHHRKTKAETSQGNVYFTTQQWLTKKAEERIREVVKERLAPPSSRSRSFEEQVGWLNPKIQGWRNYYHTTYSHRKLAKLDWYILQRLTRWYAKKRQRNRWIGSFQEVKYIARQMGLKPLL, from the coding sequence GTGAATGCCAATCGGCTAACGACACCAAAGGAAAAAGTTCAACAACTCCGAGAAAAGCTAGGTCATGCAGCCGAGGAAAACAAGAAACGTAAGTTCCACTCCTTGTACGACAAGGTTCACAGATGGGACGTTCTATGCGAAGCATGGAAAAGAGTGCGTGCTAACAAAGGCGCGGCTGGTATTGATGCCGTTACTCTTGCAGACATCGAAAAGCACGGGGAGATTTCGTTCATCAAGGAATGTCAGCGTGAGCTACAAGAAGGTACATACCATCCTGATCCAGTGAGACGTCGATACATTCCTAAAAAGGATGGAAAACAAAGACCGCTCGGAATACCGACGGTTCGAGACCGAGTCGTACAAATGGCAACAAAACTAATGATTGAACCCATCTTTGAAGCGGATTTTCATGAAACATCCTTCGGATTTCGCCCGAAACGTGGTGCAAAGGGAGCACTAGACCGAATCCGTAAAGCCTGCAACCGTAAAGGGAATTGGGTGGTCGACATCGATATCCAAGGCTACTTCGACAACATTAACCAAGACAAGCTAATGAAACTGGTGCAAATGCGCATCAATGACAGGCGGATATTGAAGTTAATTAGGAAGTGGCTACAAGCGGGAGTTATGGAAGAAGGATCGGTAAGACGCTCCGACTTAGGCATACCACAAGGTGGCGTCATCTCGCCGTTACTGGCAAATATCTACCTCAACTACTTCGACCAAATGTGGGAGAAACATGGAAAAGGAGTAGGTGAGTTGACACGGTACGCAGACGACATGGTTGTAGTTTGCAAGACGAAGAAAGAAGCGGACCATGCGTACAAACTCATCGTTACAATTATGGAGCGTTTAGAACTCACCTTACACCCCACCAAAACACGCATAGTAGGCTTGTGGATAGGAGACGAAGGATTCGACTTTCTAGGCATGCACCATCGGAAAACAAAAGCAGAAACATCCCAAGGCAACGTGTATTTCACAACGCAACAGTGGTTAACGAAAAAGGCAGAAGAACGCATACGGGAAGTGGTTAAAGAAAGACTTGCACCACCGAGTTCACGTTCACGCTCTTTTGAGGAACAGGTAGGATGGCTCAATCCTAAAATTCAAGGATGGAGAAATTACTACCACACGACCTACAGCCATAGGAAATTAGCGAAGTTGGACTGGTACATACTGCAAAGGTTAACCCGTTGGTATGCTAAGAAAAGACAAAGAAATAGATGGATAGGTTCATTTCAAGAAGTTAAATATATTGCCAGACAAATGGGGCTTAAACCATTGTTGTAA